The Apus apus isolate bApuApu2 chromosome 1, bApuApu2.pri.cur, whole genome shotgun sequence nucleotide sequence aatggcctaaagctacaccaggggaggtttaggctggacattaggaaaatttttttctgagggtTGTCAggtattggaacaggctgcccagagtggtggttgagtcaccatccttggatgtgtttaaaatcacatagatgtggtgcttggggatatggtcTAGGGGTACACATcgtagagtagggttaaaggttggacttgatctttgaggtcttttccaaccaaaatgattctatgattcaggtTCATTTCTTGTAAGCAAGGAAAAGGGGGGCTGCAGACACAGAAAAGTGAATCCTGCCTTCCCATCACTGGCTCTGAGTCTTTTAACCCTGTGGCTTTCTTGCctgttttcctgctcttttccacCAGCCTTAATTTATCCCCTTTTTATGCTCCCATCTGCCCTGCCGTTCTAGTCCTCCTATTATACAATCACATGGGTAATTAAGTTTTAAGGCTAATAGAATTATAGTGTCTAACATACACCTACCTGTGGTGGAAAACACCACTGGTGGTAAGCTCATTGTGCTCTTTTTCCCTGAAGGGAAGGTTTCCCTGAGGGAGGGTTTTGAAATGGTTTCTGCAAGTGCAGATTCAAGGAACATCCCTCCCCACCCTACTCCCACCCCCTCCAAATGTAGACAtgtttgtagaatcatagaatggtttgggttggaacgggccttaaagatcatctagttccagctcccctgcatgtGGTGACACTGGAAAACTTTGTCTTCAACATAGGTTGTAAATGCTGTACAACAGTGAACAGGTTCACTGTGGATAGATACAACTGTAGTCTGAGCCACTGCCGGGGGGAATATTGCTACATCTTTTCATACTGTTGGATCATTGGTTTTATTGCTATTCCTATGTTGCCTTGGAATGTTTCCTTCTAAATTAGATGTTGAGCTTAGATAAAATTTTTCAACCTTGCCACAGCAAGagatttttactatttttttttctttgaatatgATGTATCAGTAAATACGTATTTGCTTACTTCTGAAGCATGAGTTGGGGGTGGCATTTTTTTGCATGTCTTTTGGAAATGGATAACTTGTGCCCTCTCTGTTGTGCTTAGGCAGTATTGTAGTTCCAGCAATTAATTAGTCACAAGTACTGCAATGTATCTGCTCCTTTCTTGGCAGGGTGTGTACTGAGGAGTTCTTAAGGCGTACGTGCTGGATTTGACAGCTCAACATCTCCATGAGTAGGAtgctttttttacttcttccatacagttctggtgccctcagcaaaagaaagatatagacctgttggagaggatccagagaagggccaccaagatgatcaaaggcctggagcagctctgccatgaagacaggctgagagttggggctgttcagcctagagaaaagaagcctctggggagaccttatagcagccttccagtatttgaaaggggcctacaggaaagctggtgggggggcttttcatcagagaagatggtgataggacaaggggtaatggttttaaactgagagaggggagatgtaggttaaatattaggaagaaattcttcactataagggtggagaggaactggaatgggttgcccagggaggttgttgatgccccgtccctggaggtttttaaggccaggttggccgaggttttgtgcaatctGATCAAGTGGTGGGGTTCCCttctcatggcaggggagttggaacttcatcatctttaaggtcccttccaatgatttaatgattctatgtttctgtgattctatgcttTGTGACTGCCTGTAGAAATCAGCTGATAACAAGCTTTTGTTTAGGAGGCGTTAATTTTAAGAATGTGTAGACATGGAAAACACCTCCAAGATCACTCAGTTTTGAGCAtaagatggctttttttttttttttttctttttaaactgggGGTACACAGGGAGAAGCAGATCATGGATTGCCTCAGCATGGCCTTACATGCAAAAGAGAGCAACAGTTTTAGTTTGTATATACAGTCACATTTCCATCTCTTTGCCTTCAGTGTTTCACTTGGTGATcctcttgttttcctctccagacAGTTCTTGAACCTGTACAAGGTGCTGTTACACTTTCTACATGGAAAAAAGCCCAGAAAGCCATtgccatttttaaatgtatctgtttaatctgcagttaaaaaaaaaggaaaacgcAACTTTTCTAAGCATATGAACGACATACTTCTAAAACAACATAATGATCaaggttgttttcattttaaaaagcagaaactcAAATTTAACAGGCCTTGAAATCCCACTTTaagaagtttttaatttaaatatttcaaagcaagtCTGTTATTCAGATTAAGGGAAGGTGAAGGTTATATTTAAAAAAGctacaatagaaaaaaatactgaattctaTTCTCATCTTATTCTTACTTAACACTTTGCTTTTTAGATATGCAGTTTAGCATTCCACATGAggttgtctttattttctttaagccATGATTATGTCAAATTAATTCCTCTTTTCTGTGTGTCACACAGTGTTAATGCCATTACGAGGCTTGCAACATCTCGAAAGCCGTTTAATCACAAAATGAATGCTCCAGAaagagaacttttaaaaaaatttggaCCATTGTGTTTGTAAAGCTCATGTAGATGGCTTCATAAACTCAGTGGCAGAGTTCAAGACGTATAGTATGGATGAAGGCAGTGTAGTACCTTTATGTGTTTTTCAAGGCTCGAAATCCTAAGTCATTCCATCTTCGTGATTGTTTCAGCTTAGTACCTTCCTTAGAGATTTAATATGTAATGGGATCAATCCTAATAATTGCAGAGTTGCCTAAGCAAAAAGGGTAAGgttagaaatacttttttttttttttccctttttttattttgccctTTCTGGCAGGCAGTTTCTCTGGTCAGGAATGGAGGTTAGCTTCAGAAAAGCTAAAAGAGCTAGCATGAATGGCTGCTCTCCATGTGGAATAAAGAGGGGTTGTAATCTTGTGTCAAAAGTGTCTAGTTCAAGGATTTATAAGTACAGTGGCTGCTGTGGATTCTGAAGAATCTCGAGACTCCTTGGTCTGCAACTGCATGTAAATACTTCTGCTGTAGTAGCTGGATAGCAGATACTTGTTAGACACTACAGTGGTATCATGGATACAAGATGCTGGGGCCTCTTTGATGTTGAGATGTGCAGAGGGTTTTGATTCCACGCTACGCGCATTCCCTTCCACAGACCCTTTTCCTGCCGTTTGTTTCCGATTTAGCACAATGTGAGCTTTCCCGtgtcccctggagcagctttgtGGGAAAGGTATGCTGTAATTGGTTTATAACCATTCATAATGACCTAGCAACTCAGTATGAATAGCAACGGGGAGCAACTTAACTTGTGATTTATTTAAGTAAGCTACATGGATGAAAGGTACTTCCAAGTGTACGAGGCGAGCTAGTTGCCTAATTGGACGTAAATTTTCACATGTAGCTTGGAAAGAGAGTGTTTTGTTATGAAAGGCTGAATTTGGATTTATGAGCAAGCTTCTGGACTGCTAAACCAGTTTGTCAGCAAAGTCTAGGATTGTCTTCCCTTGGGATGTCTTAGGTTTTGAATTCAGTGTTAGTATGCCCTTGTCATTTGCAAAGCTAATGGGATATTAacttaagatttttatttacagttaGAATATCTGGTCTTGCTTTTGATGCAGTAGCACacactttgattttaaaagccaGGGCTGCTACTGCTGCTTTGGCTGTAGTCTTTTTTACCGGTTTGTTGTCATTGCATTCCTGCTTGCTCTGTCAAGGCTCCAATGGCTTTTTCTTACACAACCCCCATGATACGAGCaacccaccagctgcagggcaTGATGATTCTGCAGGCAGTACGACAGCCTTGGTAGTTGTAAGGCCACGGGTAGTAGCCCAGGAGAGGCTCACAAATTCTCTGGCACTGCGTGTAACTTCGTCTGCATTCAATGCAGCACACACCTAGGTGATCCAGCATGGGGTCAAAAGCCATCCCTTCGCCTTCCAGTtgctgaaatgtaaaatattaaatgtcaTCCCAGTACTCTCATTCTGAGAGAATTTAGAATACACTTGTTAACCCTATAATGGGTAGAATCTGAAATCTCAGTCCTGCTGATGTTAACAGAACTCACACTAACTGACCCTGCCTTGTTTtaacttcttttgttttgccttgCTCTGTTTGGTAGAAGCATAGAAGTGGCACAATCACCTGTGTAAAACGGAGAAAAACAACAGGGAGTTCTAAGGTAATgatctttcttctgctgtcctTGCAAGAGATCCAGCAGTAATAAACTCCCAAGTTTTAATATTAGTAATGGAAAAGATTTTGAGACATTTATCTGGGTCTTTCTATGTAGATGATGATGTCTGACGTGTATGCTGTGTTTTTAgtgttttggtttaatttttgtattttaatgctttttacaGCATTCCCAGTAACCTTGCAGTTGTCTGAGTATTTCTCCCTTGTATTTCAGTCTGCTTCCCCACCTCTGCCACACTTAGGGGCATTGTGGACAGTGGGAATTCTGCCTGTTTTGCATCTGACAGTAAGGAGCAACATGGAGCAAGGCATGcataaaatatgtaaaagcaGGCTCTTGCTACTACTTTCACCTGTcaaaatctttcctcttttctggggaaaaacaaaaagaaaggaacctggatattctgctttttgaaacTGATTTGTCCTTTGCCCATTTGTGTTACTtcaagagaagcagaagcaaagagcAAATGCCAGAAATAACACTAAGATGAACATTTTTCATTCCTGAAACTTGCAGCCTGCCAAAGAGGTGAGTCACAGAAAAGTCCTGTCACTTGTCTGGACTTGTACAGGTCACTGATAACAGCTCGGTGTTGTTTGGGCTCCCAGTGACCCATTCCTAGCCCTAAGAGAAGGAGGGTGTTGATTCCTTAGGCAGGATTCATCTCCCTTAAATTCAGACACCTGCAATGTGAGCTTCTACACCTGAGCTGATGGTCCAGACTCCACTTACAGTGGGTGAGGAGAAACAGCTCTAAGGAAGATTCATTTCATCCTACAGGAAGGACCTACAGAGTAAAGGTCCTTTTGAATCAAATGAATTGATCTCTAAACAAAGCTTGGATGTAGCATCTATACAACAACTCTGTGAAGGCAaatcctgccctgcagcctgaggGAAGTATCACAGTATCAGtctgttggaaaagaccttcatgatcatcaagtccaaccactaccctaccctaactctgccacatccaccactaaatCCTGTCCcttggcaccacatctgtctttttagatgtctccagggatggtggctcaaccacttCCCCGGACGGCCTGGGTCACCATGTCTGGTGACTGAATCTGACTGGGTGTTCTCCATTTGACCCAGGGACACTCTGGCTGGAAGAAGGGACCTGTGGCAGTTGTGCCACTGCCCTCCAGAGACAGGGCAACTCAGATCCCATGGATGTGGTCATGTTAGTAGCTGTGAGAAGTCACATTCCAGTGCCACTGCTGTTTCACTGACCTCATGAGAGAGTCGATTTAGATCCACTTTATTTGGAGTGATTAATTTAACTTTAATTAAGGGATGTCAACTCGGCAGAATGCTGTCACAGTATAATGATCTCCTGCTGTTGCATAAATGTCAAGTCAAAGCTGGAACTTACTTCCAAAGCAGGAGGCATTTATCTTGTGACAGTGCTGTATTAAAATGACTTACTCCTGCTGCACCAAATGGTGGGTGTAAATTGTCTGGCGCTGGTGCAGTAGACTGGAAGGTGCCTACTGTACAGTCAGTATTCCCACAGTGCAGCAAAGGTGTTGGGACACAGGAGGGGAGCTCCTGGGCTCTGTCTGTGGGCTGCTTCATCTCCAAGAGTGCAAACAAGTTTTGCCATACTCATCCTCCACCCACTATTGCTGTCTCTCTGAACAGGTTCTCTGTGAATTACTTGCTAGACTAGGGCTGTTCACCCTGACAGcaaaaaggctgagaaaacagatttatttggCCTCACCCTTATctcactgctgctttcctctgaaGTAGTCACTTCTGATACTGATTTCTATTTGATGGCAAGGTATGCTTCTAGCTAGTGGACTGTCTCTTTACATTGTCAGTAAATGATGGGTTTCAGCTGTCTGACCAAGACCAGCTAtagtttgttttcagaagatgCCATCCTTGTCAGATCTCACTTGTGCTGCTTCCATATGGACCTGGAAGACCTGAAAAGCAACTGGGCATCAAATTGCCTTAACCTTTTAGCCTCAAGCACTCATGCTTGTTTCAGACTAAAGTCTACTGAAGACTGGAatgagggaggaaggaggctgagggaagagctTTTTGAGCTTCTTAGGTGTTTTACAAGTCtgtaatttcagagaaaaactgaaTAGGCAAAGACTGCACagatttaacagaaaaaaaaaaaaaaaaaagatgagccCCACATCACCATTATTACCTATCTACAACAGTCTTGGGCTCTGAAAGAAGGTTACAGAGCAAATACTTACATTATATGGGTTGTCTGGATTAAGTGTTTGATCGGTTTCTTGTGCCATTGGCCTGGTTTCATTAGATTGATGATCAAGCTCTTGAGTCAGCTGCATGGTGGACAATCTGGTgttcctttcagcagcagcttccatgTCTTCTGTATCAAAGTTTGATTCTGACTGGCgtttgtttctcttcatttctctcCTTTGGACATCTGAAGAAATAATCACAAGAGGATAATCCTCCTTCAGTGGAACTATTATCTAAGGTTTCAGTGGTTTCTTTAAATATCGCAAAGAAAGAGGGGGGGGTGGAGGGCAGAGGGAAAGATGAAACTGTCTGGTGGCAAACTTGATGAGCATTCCCATGGGAGCTGCTCACCTTCCTACGTTGTATCTGCTGCCAGTGTCCATCCAAAGGGGTGTGAGATTGCcttccccccacctccctccccttgAAGCAAAATGGGTGTGAGGAGGTGCTTTTTGACCCACTGTGTTGTCACTAATGTTAACTCAGCAGCAGTTGCCAGCACTAGCAAGACCAGTCATACATCTCTTTATTTAAGTGCTTTTGGGACAAACTGGTGCCCTCTCCCAGGGGCAGCTGGTGAACCTGGTGGAAACAGATTCTGGACAGCATTGATGTTGCTCTTTTGTTGCCCAGTAGGATATGCAAGGTCAtgaaaaaagtggaaaatattgGCAGTTTGGATCCACAGGTGCTCTACAGTGCTAATGGCgtcattgttgttttttgttttgttttgtttttaatttcctttttcttttccccctccctctttgAGAGTTCTAAGATTAATTGGACCAAGGAAGAGTAAATCTTTCCAaccctctgctttcctcccagGCCTGGAAGTCACCTGGAGAAGTTGCTGTCTCTCTGGTGTCTCCTGAACACCTTTGCTTTTGTACTTCAATCCAGGGATTGCCCCCAGGACCTCACAAACTTCATTCACCAGTTGCCTAGGTAAAGCACCTCATCCTTCCACTCCACTGAAATCCTCTGGAGAAGCAGGGTAGGAAAGGGGACAGGCTATGGTCCCAAATCAGGAGCTTGATACTCCCCAACTCTTGATTAGGTATAGTGTCCCTGCTACCTGGTGTCAGCTACCTAAACATTTTGGGGGTTAGTTTAAACCTTCTGTAGAAGGAGGCTGATCTCTCTGGGAATGTTTTGTCTCATAGTAAGTCACCCACATGGGTTGTATGTATTGTCTGAGGAAATACAAGTATGGGTAATGTCTAGTAAATGTGGATAAACTCTAAATCTACAGTCTCGGCACCAACCCACAATGGCTTGGGAAGAAAGGCTGGGCAAGGGAGGAAAGGACCCTGGTTTCCCAGATGTGCAAGTCTTGGTTGCAAACCTGATCTGGGGAGGGCATTTAGATGGCAGGAGGTAAAACATACTTTTCAGATAGAAGTGTTACCTTTGGGATATGTTGGTCGCAGCCAGAAAATTGGAAGATCCCCACAAAGCTCTAAAATTTTGGGGCTTAGGAAACTGTTATGCTTGATGGGCTCGTCTGCAGCCACCCAGATAAGAGAGTTTTCGTCAAATCTCACAGGCATGATTTCATCTTCCTGCAAATAGAAGAGCATAAATGCTTTGCTGCTCCATGAGCAGTCATCCCTGCTTGCTGTTAATTCTTGAGCATCAAACTGTAGAATCACGGGCTGCAGCTAAAACCCAGCATCCATGTATTTCATGAATGTGAACAGATTGTACTGAGCCCAAAGCCCAAGCAAAGGTTACCACCACTGAATTGAGTGGCAAAACTACTGTCAGCTTTGCTGGGGCTAAGATTTCACCCGTCTCTCTCTCTTGAAAGGTTTTTGCCCCGTGTACAAGGACTAGGTGTCAGAGATCTTTCAGCCCAAAGTGCCCAATTAGCAGGTGGTAGAAGCTGTGAAGATTTACCACCATCAGCAAAACAGCAATGAAATATGCCAGCTACAAACGAAGACCTTAATTTTTTATCATGCCCCGTTCTCATTTGATGTACTTCCAAGATAACATCTATATTTACAATGGGatgggggctggaggggagaaTCTTGTTCTGAAGCTTTAGAGAGGATTATAGCTTGAGAACTCCTCCACCTTCCAGTGTTAAGTCAATGTGATCAGTCTGATTAAAGGTCTCGTGTGGGAAAGGCAATTCAATGGACCAAAAGCTTGAAGTGTGAGTTGAAGGAGCCTGCCTTTTTGAAGTGTACCCTGCAGGTTTTTGGTTCATATCTTCAAAGTAATGTAGGAAAATGCTAGTGATTGATTCTTTAAAGTTGTTAGTTCAAAgtattattttacataaaatgtGTAAGTATTTTATAGCAATAGCaaagtattaaaagaaaaccaactttTGAATCATGAAAATCAGTATGATTTCCAAGTTAAAATTCTAAGTTGCTTCCATAAAAGTCATTGAAACTTGTTACATAACTGACTAGATCAATTTATTCCACTGAGCTGTTGTTCCtttaatgtgtttatttcaTTTGTAGGTCTCAAGTCATTTACGTTTGCACTCCAGTCTGTCTAGTGAGAAGTGCTCTTTAGTTATATTTTCCCACTTAAGCTTTTATTTGCATCAGGAATATCTGAATCtagttttcagaaataaaaatatcctttgtttctgtttagaTGATCCTGACTTGTGAGCAGCAGTCAGAGTTTGGGTATCTAGAAAAGCTTCTTTTAATCAGCCATTTTTACAGGTCGTGTTGGTTATGATACGATTTGTAAGAAAAGGACATGCATACTTTCTCCTAAATACACGTGTATCAGAGAGGGACTTgctctagaaaaataaattactgctttCCCATTCCCATCATACCTCTAACCTGGAAAACTGGGCAACAGGGAAAGATTAATATCCCAACAGTAGCACTGTCAGCTGCTCGTTTTGGCCTTagtgcttttaatttattgcaGCAGTTGTGTTGGAGATGCATTTTTGGAGAACATGCATGGAGAACAGGACAAGGAAAGATGTTTACTGTAGACATCTAGAATATTATAAATAACTTCTTGACTATTTTAGGATGATTTATTCGGGACTGTGACTTTATTCTtacaaaaagatgaaaaattgaaACCTTGTCTTCAGGCAATAGTGCTAGTGAAGTCCAAGAATCCCAGCctgcctttaaaataaagcaaggtGGGAAAGATCTAGGTCTCTGTCTGGAATTTAGGCAAGATCTCTTCCCCATCCCTataggtatttaaaagatgtgtagatgtgcttagggatgtggtttagtggtggacttggctgTGCactaggttaacagttggacttgatgatcttaaaggtcttttccaaccaaaataattctatagGGAAAATCCCACCAGCTTCAGGGGATTTTGTAACA carries:
- the CNMD gene encoding leukocyte cell-derived chemotaxin 1; the protein is MAEGSEKVPIARAGPDDVEQCLPPAYTAAPPGPGRLLKAGAAVLIAGALLLLAGAIGAFYFWKATERQVYNVHYTMSINGKIQDGSMEIDAANNLETFKTGSGSEEAVEVHDFQIGITGIRFAEGEKCYIKAQPKAHVPEVDVMTKASLSSELEDEIMPVRFDENSLIWVAADEPIKHNSFLSPKILELCGDLPIFWLRPTYPKDVQRREMKRNKRQSESNFDTEDMEAAAERNTRLSTMQLTQELDHQSNETRPMAQETDQTLNPDNPYNQLEGEGMAFDPMLDHLGVCCIECRRSYTQCQRICEPLLGYYPWPYNYQGCRTACRIIMPCSWWVARIMGVV